Part of the Pirellulales bacterium genome is shown below.
CGATGAAAAAGCCACCACTACGTTACTTTCGTGTTGAGAACTTCAAGGCGATCCGCGAAAGCGGCCGTGTCGAATTTGGCTGGCTCACGGCGCTCATCGGCAACAACGGCTCGGGCAAGAGCAGTCTCGTTGAAGCGCTCGAAACCTTTCGCGACATTGTAAAAGATGGCGTCGAGCCGGCGTTCCGCCGCTGGCGTGGCTTCGAGCACGTGCTGAACAAGTCGCGGGAGCGAAAATTTGCAGAGCGTGCCTCGCATCGTCCGGCGTTCGACGCGCCGCTCAGGTTCTGTTTCGATTGGAACCTCCGAACACACTTAACAGGGCAGCAATCGATTACCCAAGGGCCAATTGGGGATACGCTGTTTATCCAACAGGAGCAGATGATTGAGCGGCGCAAGGGCCGAACCGAACGTTGGACGCGAAATGACCGCGGCGAAGTGACGTTCGCGACTGCAGCGGAAGCGGGGCCATGCGCGGACGCGGTGCCACTCCCGGAATTGGCGGGTGGCGAGTCCATTCTGAAGAGATTCGCCCCGGAATTATTCGATCGCTGGCAATTCCTGATGCTCAACCCCGAACGTATGGGCCAACCGGTTTCAAGCCGGATGGAAGGTGCGGTCACGCTTGCAAGGGACGGCGCGAACATTGCCGAGTATCTCGACGACTTTTTGGTCAAAGATCCCGATGGTTTCGAGGACATGCTCGACGCAATACGTCATGTGCTACCCTACGCCAGCAACTTGCAACCAGCGCGGACCTCCGAACCGCAGCGCGCATCTTATCTGAAGCTCGGCGAAAACGGGTTTGACATCCCAGGCTGGTCAATCTCGAGAGGCACGCTCAGAATCGTCGCCCTTTTAGCATGCCTGCGTCATCCATCACCGCCCG
Proteins encoded:
- a CDS encoding AAA family ATPase — its product is MKKPPLRYFRVENFKAIRESGRVEFGWLTALIGNNGSGKSSLVEALETFRDIVKDGVEPAFRRWRGFEHVLNKSRERKFAERASHRPAFDAPLRFCFDWNLRTHLTGQQSITQGPIGDTLFIQQEQMIERRKGRTERWTRNDRGEVTFATAAEAGPCADAVPLPELAGGESILKRFAPELFDRWQFLMLNPERMGQPVSSRMEGAVTLARDGANIAEYLDDFLVKDPDGFEDMLDAIRHVLPYASNLQPARTSEPQRASYLKLGENGFDIPGWSISRGTLRIVALLACLRHPSPPALLVVEEVENGLDPRTLNMLVEEIRAAITLGTTQVILTTHSPYLLDLLALEHIVVVERIDGEPVFTRPNKEELASWAESFSPGRLYTMGRLTRNDR